One window of Candidatus Tokpelaia hoelldoblerii genomic DNA carries:
- a CDS encoding Conserved zinc-finger domain-containing protein (bhsal07970), translating into MADHAIPHFQNDRGYKAVEIGVKEFMCTGTNPPFDHPHIFLDMGAENEKICPYCSTLYQFNSKLEALETVPADCLYRFEKTAQ; encoded by the coding sequence ATGGCGGATCATGCTATTCCTCATTTTCAAAATGATCGCGGTTACAAGGCGGTTGAAATCGGCGTTAAGGAATTTATGTGCACCGGCACCAACCCGCCTTTTGACCATCCGCATATCTTTCTCGATATGGGAGCGGAAAATGAGAAAATATGTCCTTATTGCTCAACCCTTTATCAATTCAATTCAAAACTGGAAGCGCTGGAAACGGTACCTGCGGATTGCCTGTACCGCTTTGAAAAAACAGCACAATAA